TTCGGGAGTCGCTCACAACCATGAAGGTCGGATTACGAGGCACGGCCGCCCACATATACACCTGATTTATACAGAGGTCAAATTCCTGGTTTCACCTTCGCAAATGTATCCGAAATGCTGCAGATTAGGAGTTATCGAGCAACTGTTGTGGGCTAAGACATGCGGGCACCTGCAAAAGTGAAAAATGCCGACCCCGCAGCTGGGCGTCTCCAGTGAGCAGCCCGTCTGCAGTGAGATACATTTTTGAGAAGGGGTTCTCAGTTGTGTTCGAGGTGAGTACTCCTTCTTCCAGACGCTTTGCATGCGATATGGACCTAGAGGTGCGACGACAACTGGTGTGCATCCATTCTCTGGGATGTAAATATTTCCCTGTCGGTGGCAGGTGGATGTGTCATCCGATGATTCCAAATACAAGGCAATCAAACGCCGCTCACAGCTTTCTCCTCCGTTCGTCTCTCCAGCACTGCTCTGAGGCAACACGGAGCTCTGTTTTAACCAAACTGGACCCTTGTGTGtcagcgcacgcagagacgaagacggtGGCTAGCCCTCTCAGCGCATCATGCAGGCTGACGCGTTGCGGCCCATGGGCGCCGGAGTGTGTGTTCGTGGTTTCGTGAAGCCGGGCCGATCTTTCCCTTGGCGCGAGTTTAATTCAGAGGGTTGGATCAGTCTTTCAGGTTTCGCGCGACCTCTCATGCTGGTGGTGACACTTGTGAGCACGTGGCTAGAGCCTGTCGCGGCAAACGTCGCCGGACGACGACTACGACCAAGTTCAGCCTCCTGAATAAAACTTTTACCACGTTCCTCCGGAGAGCCATGCAGATGATATCTGTTGCAATCCTCGTTTCACGTAGCACGAGACACTCACAGGATTTTGACGTCCTGCACCCCAATCTGGTTACGGCAAGTCTGATCGTGAGAATATCGGAACCAATATATAGACCGCAGGTCGCCTGTACTACTCAGGTCGAAGGAGAGCGATATGTTCTAACCTCCGACTGCTGCGGTATAGCCACACACGACTCGATTCTCTGCGCAACCAGACACACGAAATTGTTCTTCACACCCGGCAGCTCAGTAAAAAAGAATGGCACGCCATGATCTGGGTTGCTCCTGACCCGTGTCCTGGGACAATACAAGCACATCGGTCGTTCGACTCTTTCGAAGCATACACTGGAAACGTGTGAACACTTACCTCCCAGTTGCTCGATGCGGCACTGAGGCTCACGTAGCGTCATCGTCGTTCGGCGTGCCCGCACCCCTTCGTCCCCGAGTCTGGTGTGTTCCCGTGTGTATCGCAAGATGCTTAAGAGGGCTGGGTTTGAACGTTGAATTATCCGCGATCAGCGTTGTTGCAGAGCAATTCAAAACGGGCAGGAGCCGGACCGTGTCCCCCCTCTCGTGGTCTCGACAAACCTGTTACGCTCAGATCTTAATCTGACATAGCTATCAAAAATCGGTGCCGCTTTCTGTACCGACGTTCCGTCGTGAATCATCTCGCGTTATGGGCATGCAGAAAGGCTTTTTGACCTGGAAGTGATCACGTCTGAGTATCTGTCATTAAAAGAAAGATCAGCTGCACTGAGACcttgcttcgccgtcgcaggACCCAATATCGAGTGTGTAGACCGTTGTGTTTCTGGCTGCCGGCTTATATTCGACCGCCCTGTGCTCCGTAGAATCTCAGAGTCGGCGCACCATAACTTCTTTGCTTTCTTCTGTCATGCAAGGTAACCCCTCAAAAAGGGAGACTTGCAGTCGCACACAGGTCTTTTTCTTTGTTGGTGTCCACTCTGGGACGTTTTCATTTCCTTTCTGGGGACTCGGTCGCATTTTCCTCTCTTGCGATTCGAGTTTCGCAGTGTCTTTGCGTCCCTCTGCCCCTACAGTACCCGCCTGCCTCACGCTTGTACACAGCCTTTTCCTCGTTTTTCTGACGGACCAGGCGGCTGCGAAAAGACAGCTGACACGCTTGCTTTCGCAGttctgctgtctccgtgTGTATCTGTCGGTTGGGACGCCGTTTCTCCCCGAATCAGTTTTTCCTCAGCCTCGTGTCTCTGTATCCCGAACCCAAGACACCCTGCCACGTTTTCCTCAAACTCTCGACAGCTTTGTGCCTGCTTCctggccttcttcgctctgGATTTTCTGTTTCGATTATTCTGTGTTTCTGCGCTATCCGAGCGACCGAAGGAAACGCGGATCGGGTCGTTTCCACCGCCgtctcgtcctcctccacTTCGTCATTGCATTGCACGTTGAAAATTCGCTCCCTGCAGCTTCCGCTTGTTAGTGTCACACTCCTGCACGCCCGTTGTTCTTCTATGTAGCTTTATCCTCGCATGTCTTCTTCTTTGTTTGAGTTGTTCGCGACTGCTTTGTTCGCCGTCAACGAAGGCAGGCCCTGAGTCAAACAGACTGGGGCCTCACCAAGAGCCGCCACACACTccggccgtcgcctccctcgtcgtTCAGCAGCTTTGAACACTGCAAGCAGTTGTTGATgggaagcgcatgcgcagcaccAGCCGCATTTTTTCAACTGTACGTCTGTCTGAAAGACAAAAGCTTCGTCAGCCTCCGGCAGGCAAGGCACACTCAGCCACATCGCGCTCTTGGCTGGCGCTCTGTGTGAGCCGCGCGTGCCAGGCGGTGCGCAGATCCAGATGCACGAAAGCGCGCGCGTACTCGTTTTTGGAgccgtctctgcgtttcAGTCCTTGCTTCTCGGTCGCTTCCGTGGGCAGTTTCGTCCTTCCGGCTTCGGTTCGACTTGGGAAACGGgttcccctctctctccgttctCCTCGAGTGCTGCCAATTTGTGGTGTCCGCTGATTCATGGTTACGCGCTGCTCTGCGGACTCGTGGCAGTCGGCTCCAAGAGCTTGCTCCGCGCTCTTTCTATCGGTTGGCGGCTGCAACCCGAAAAGCGTGCACTTCCTTCTTGTCGTTTcgcgaggggcgcggcgggccaGGTCCGAGGGCAGCTCTCACACACTCTGTCGAGTTCGACTTCCATCCCTGGGCGTGGCAAAAGAGCGGTCTGCGCtgaggcggctgcagcgagcaCTGCGAGAGAGTCTGCAGAGAGCTGCAAGCCTGAGGAGCGAGCGCGTGCAGCAACGCTACGGCCAGACATCGCTGCTCGGCGCCTGTCTGGTGTGCGTCTCAGGTTGATCGTCGAGTGAGCCGCCACACAATGAAGGCTCCTGGGTTTGCCGCGGGCGCTCTGCTCGCTCTCATCTTACTGCATGCGGCGACTCTCGTGGACGCGGCtgaggaaggaggagaggcaagtcgcgcgagacagccgcgcaggaCCCGCACTCGCTTTTGCTTGTTGGATTCTTTTTACGTCGTGGTTCCTCGTCTCTTTCGCGTGATCTTGGCAGGATGCgttatatatatctatagtCTCCAGACGCGTACTTGAGGAGGTTGCGTTCCTTGCGTAGTCGGCGTGCCAGCTAAGCAAGTactcctgcgcgtcctcttGTCCGCGCGTCAACCGATGCCGTCGCCAGGTACCGGTGAAGGCATGCacgcgcgacagctgcgAATCGCTCGCGTATGTATGCACGTATCTATctgtatatctgtatatctctatctacatctatatcgctctgtctctctctacgcatatatatatgtatattcgTAGCAGTCTGCGCGAGCGTTGTCTTGGGTGCGTAGGTGCCAGGCACCCAGTACTACGAGGACTACCAGCAGGGAGGGGACTACTTTGCGCcggaaggagaggacgcgggcgagccgGTCGTTGGCGGCACTGTGAACACATACGGCTCTGCGGACGTCGCGGGGGCGACTGGGGACGAGATCCCGCCCGCGAACACGCAAGAGTACTAccctccgcagcagcagcaaggcTACGTGCCACCGCAGCGGACGCAGCAATACaacccgcctccgcctcgtcaggcgccgccgcctccccctcctcagCCGCGCTACCAGCAGGAACAGCAGTACGTGCCTCAGTACCAACGGAACCAAGGCTATGTGCCACAGTATGGCggcgcgccaccgccgcctccgcctccgcagcaggcgcaagGAGGCGGATATCGACAGactccgcctcctcagcagagagcgccgcctcctcaggctgcgcagggctacgcgcagccgccgccccagGCCGTGCCCCCCCAGGGGGGGTACCAGcagcccggcgccgcgcgggcccccccgcctgctgcagcccccGCTGCGGGGCGCGCCCCGCAGCAgcccccctcgccgccgactgCTGGGTACCAGCCACCGCGCACTGCCGGTCAGCAGAAACCCGCGCCTGGAGCCCCGGGCACCCGACAACAGCaacaggcgccgccccgcacCGTCCCgcagcaacagcagcagcagcaacagaGGGCGGGTCAAGTGCCCCAAcagcaggcccgcgcggtcccgcagcaacagcagcagcaacagaGGGCGGGCCAAGTGCCCCAAcagcaggcccgcgcggtcccgcagcaacagcagcagcaacagaGGGCGGGCCAAGTGCCCCAAcagcaggcccgcgcggtcccgcagcaacagcagcagcaacagaGGGCGGGCCAAGTGCCCCAAcagcaggcccgcgcggTCCCTCAGCAACAGCAGCAGACCCGCGCAGTCCCTcagggcggcgcgaacggcagagccgcggcggtgcCCCAGGGTCAACAGCAGacccagcagcagcagggaaGAGCCCAGCAGCAACAGGGACAGCCGCAGCAACAGGGACAGCCCCAGCAACAAGGAAGAgcaccgcagcagcagcaggcgcgagcgTCGACGCccacggcgccgagggcgcagTTGGGACCCGTTGGTCCGGAAGACGATAGCGAAGATGACGAGCTCGTGTTGGAGGAGAAGATTCGCCGCGACGATGAGGGCCAGGTGGGGAGACTGGATGGATGCGCATCGTGGATCTCGATGCGAAGGGACTCCTTTCCACCAGAttgcgcctctctgcttcgcgtgtGCATtcgaggggcggggggaaggggggatGGGTTGGGGGGCCTGCCCGGCAGGGTatctgcgggcgcgctgggGGGGCAGCAGAGTCAGGAGAGCGCGACCGTTCAGAGTGTGCAAGAGATGCGTGGTGTGTTCGGAGGTttagaaaaaaaagacatgaacgcgaggagggggagCGGGCGGCACCGCGTCAAGGAGGCGTCCAGGCGGTGTACTAGTGGAGAAAAAAAGTGTGCTGGAAacagctgcggaggagaggaaggtGGTTTGGAGGTGTGCCGGCGGGTGAATTTTGTGGCGATTTTTCTCCTTTGTTCCTCGTCAATGCAGCTCTTCGATGATGAGGACGAGAGCGAAGGGCATGCCTCGCTCATGGAGGAGTGGGAGAAGCACATGCAGAATTTCATCCCTGATATGTTGGTGAGCGAGGCTGGCATGCGTCTCGGCGAACTGCAGTTCACAAACTGGGTCGGTGCCTCTCTTCccagcctcgcgctctttTCTTACCGTCTTATTCACCGCAGAAGTGCGAAGATTACAGACGCCAAGAGATCTTGTCTGGCGTGCCCCATGCTCTCCTTTCAtcgcgtcctctcttcttctctccccccctACATTTGTGGAGGGGGCTCCTCCGGTCTGCAGTTTCCCCCTCTTCTCAATCAAAGATCTCTCGTTGCATCGGAGAGACGAGGTtaagagaagaaaaggttCAGGAACTTCGTCTGATCCCGCGCCGATTGCGACATGTCCCCTCTCTCCGCAAGAGAGTTCGCAGGGGAACGCGTTTTTATCTTCCATGCGTGTTGTCGGAGCGCCACacgtctgcggccttctctctAGTCGAGGTGGCCGTTACTATTTGACATGAAGCCCCCGCCGCGTTGAAAAActttttgctttttttctcaggtGACGTTTCCTCTGGCTGCGCGGAGTGACGAGTACTTTTACGAGAACAtagaggagagcgacggcgtcgtGCACATCCGCGGAGGGTTCTTTGTTGGTGGCGAAGAAGGTTCCTCCTCTGTGGACTTCTCCGTCACCGATCCAGACGGTGAGAAGAACGCAAACTCGATACACGCGGGTTGCGGAAAAGATTAGTCCAACACCGCATAATACGCTAGAGCGTACCTCTCAGAGGGCTGTAtgggcgagggaggagggacCTGCAGGTCTCTTGAGTGCGGGTCGCGTGGCAGCTTGTTCACATCCGagtctgcgcgtgcgtgctgcaggcgacgtcATCTACAAGAAGAGCAAGAGTGAGGGCTTGTTTTACTTCAacgcgaaaaagaagggCACGTACTCCTTCATCGTCTCGAATCACCAGtaaggcggcgaggcgcgacggggGGAAGAAAGTCCGCGAGGCGTAGCAGGTCGTCGTCCTAGCACAGTCTGTCTACTTCCAGGCAGTCCGTGTGACTGGgggcgcgtgtgtctgcgtctggGAAATGGGAGTGCGTgatgcggcgcggcgtggaTGCCTGCGTTCCCCGTAGATGGCTTGAAACAAAAATGGTGACCTTCGCCATCGGGCGCGGCAACGAGACGGCCCTGATGCCGAAGCACGTGCAGACTGCCGGCGAGATGGTCGACACGCTGCAAAATCAACTTCGAGACATTCAGGTGAAAACGGAGTGCTCCAAAAAAGGCGCACGCGGGAATTCGTGCAAGGCAGAGACAGGGGATAGCGCAGTCGCGGTGAAGGGAGCGAGTGAGACGGCGAAAACAGGACGACGTGCAGACGTAACACGGAGCGAATGCGCATAGATGCTTGCAGATGTATACAAGTACATAGATCCGTAGCACGGGTGTATAAGGCAGCTTTTCGTGTATGCGGATATGTGCGGGCTTGTGAGGGGTTCAGACGATGGCTGTGTTGCTATcgtctatctatatctgtctatctatacatatatacatatatatatatatttatctgtatttacatatgtatgtctgTGCGTCTGTACACAACATGAAGGCTTTCTTTTCTGTTTGTCTACATAGACATCAGTGCGTGCGCAGATTGGATGTCAGTTTTTACATCATTAATCTTCGTTGTGTACTTGAATGGAACTTTTTAGATTATTGTGCAGTGTTAAACGGGATCCCATCAAAACTTCCGTCCTAttgcgtgcgcgtcttctcAGGCGGAAACGACGTATCTGTGGATTCGCCAGCGCTCGCACGcggaagctgcggcagctctgCACTCGAAGCTCTTCTGGCTGGCCGTCGTTGAGTTCGCATGCCTCATCACCACCTCCGCTTTCCACGTCTTTTACATTCAGTCTCTCGTCTCCGACAAGCGCATTCTGTAGAGTCGTCAGAGTCTCTGACGGTCTTTGTTCTCTGACGGCCTCTGTTCTGCCAGTCTCTGCTCTGTGGACGTCTGAGCCGCCCTAGCGATGCAACCGTGGAAGGAGTTTTTATTCTCTGCACACTTGCAAGCATCACAACTCTCGTTTCtggctcggcgcgcgccgaagggTCGCGAATCAGAGGAAAAATGAAGGCAGGACAGACCGCGAATGCCAGGGACCTGCAGGCGGGTAGCACTTGCCTCGCAGCAGGCTCGATTGCAGCATCATCGCAGAAACGTAGCCTCACGCCACTGTGCGTAGTGTGTATACGCCACGTAGTCAGAGGCGGCAGTGGCGTCTCGGGGTTCGGAGCAATTTCGAAGCTTTGCGCAGACCGAAGGCAGCCGCTGTCTCcggtcttcgccgcgggcaAGCGATATGTCTAGTATTCGAGCCTGGGAGCTACGGCCTCGCAGTCCGAGAGAAAATGAAGTCTCAGTTTCGCTTGTTTATTCGTTAATCAGGCAACTAGTTACTTCGTGTGGTGCTTCCGGGGGACTCGAAACGCTGCAGTACGCGCCTAGTCTACGACGCTCGCGACAAGATCCACTCGAGGAATAGCTCGGTAGTGACATGGGCTTCGAAAAAAGCGCGAGTGTTGTGTAGCGTGCTGACTCCTAAAAACACTCGAACGCCCGATAAGCGACTTTGCAAAGCGTCTCTATCCCCCTCGCAGCGACTAGCCGAATTCCGTTCGTTCGATTGCAGATCTGAGCTTTCAGGGAGAACATCGCAGGAGAAAAAGGATTCAGGGCCTGCGCACGTTCTAGCCTTCTTTCTCTGGTCTACAGATAGACACATGGGTCCTTGAAGAGCCGCCGGAAACGCTTTTGTAGACCCTCGCTGTCCAGCACTCAACTTAGAACTCAACGcctatacatacatacactgCATCACGGGCCGCTCGACGGGATATTTTTCGCCTATGGACTGCGTACAAACGGCACGGGGTCAGTGCGGTTCCACGTAGACCCGACCGGCCGAGGAGAAACCTGCAGACTGCTTCGGGGGCAAGGAACGGTTTGCCTGTGAAGGCATCTGCAGGGGGACAAAGGCGTATTCGCGCGCGGGCACGGAGGCAGGGCAGAacgcgcgtggcggctggAGGGAGAACTGCCGATATTGGGGTTCGACACAGAAACGAACGACAGGATGCGAGTCAGGCAGCAGACACACCGGGCGCCGAAGGATCTCGAGCCTGCCGGTAGGTGGCGTTGATGgccgagctgcagagagtAGCGAATGCGTCTGGAAGTTTGGTGCTGCCTGACCGCGAAAAGGGGAGCTTCACTGATGTGAGACGGCCGCGTCGGACTCAGATCTCAGTTTACGTGACACGCACAGCTCGCCTTGAGGCGCCTGCACTCAGCGGCCTTCTGCcccgcctccctctgtcgGCCGATATGCGAATGCTTTATCCGCCGTCTCCGTTCCGAAGCTGCTGCGACAGTTGCATGCATCGTCCGCTTAGGAATCCAAGAGTGCAGCTGCGTCCGCCGTTGTCTCCAAGAGTTTTTGAGCAGGCTTCTGTCTCTGGCGGACTGGAccccttctctgtctcctgcggaatgcatgcatgcatgtgtgtttCACCGTTTTTGATAGCTGGGGCGCACCCGAGGAACTCGAGGAAACGCCAACccgagcggagacgaggggCGAGACCGGCCTGCTTTTTTGCCACGGCGACTGCAGAAAGTGCAGACGACTTGGAGAAGCAATCGACTTCGCTCTTGGACGGTCTTGCCTCGCGGCAAGCCTCTTGCGCCTTCCCTCGAGAAGAAAATCGCTTGACCCTCGAACTCGAAGCACGTTCTCGTTTTCCGAGCCGAGGCATAGTCAAGAACCTGCGAGAGAcgtctcttctgtctgcAGAACGCCCGCGTGGAGACTCAAAGCCGATGTCTGCGTTGGACTGCTGCCGTCTCTGCATATGCATGCCTCTACACCTGCATGTTTCTGTGTACGCCAGATCCACGCCGACCGCCGACATTTCAACTTTGAATGCTTTCATTATCCTTCGTCAGTTGTCTGCTCTTTTCTCCTCCGAGTCTCTGTTCTTCTGCGTTCTTTCAAAGGTAGGCGCAGGAGTTGCCGACCCTTCTGCACTGTCCAGCTGCGAGAGAGTGTTTCTGTCTGCCTTCGCACGACACGAAAGACGGAAGCCTGTTTCGTTCTTCCATGTCAACTACATGTCCCTCCAGAGCCGTCTGCTTACGCTTCTTTGCCTGGTGAAGCCGTCCAATACGAAAACGCATCTGCCTACGTTGTGCGTGTCTTCGAAAAGCGTAGTTACGGCAAGGTTCCTTGTCGCAGTCTGCGTTGCGCTGGAGAAGCTCGACTTTCTCCTTTCGAAAAAACGCTCAGCGGTgcgcagagaaaggaaggaaaaccgctttcttcctctcttcggaTTCCAGCGACAGACGTTTACTGATTTGCTCGGTCTCGCCCCTCTCAGATCTCGCACTTCGGCCTCGCGTTCGCGCAGcagtcttcgcctctgctttcttcgGCTGACGGGCGCtgtcctcttctttttcccacttctctccctctcaaACTTCTCTCACCATGCTCGTCGGCAAGAGGACG
Above is a window of Besnoitia besnoiti strain Bb-Ger1 chromosome Unknown contig00007, whole genome shotgun sequence DNA encoding:
- a CDS encoding emp24/gp25L/p24 family protein (encoded by transcript BESB_072260); this translates as MPSPGTGEGMHARQLRIARVCTQYYEDYQQGGDYFAPEGEDAGEPVVGGTVNTYGSADVAGATGDEIPPANTQEYYPPQQQQGYVPPQRTQQYNPPPPRQAPPPPPPQPRYQQEQQYVPQYQRNQGYVPQYGGAPPPPPPPQQAQGGGYRQTPPPQQRAPPPQAAQGYAQPPPQAVPPQGGYQQPGAARAPPPAAAPAAGRAPQQPPSPPTAGYQPPRTAGQQKPAPGAPGTRQQQQAPPRTVPQQQQQQQQRAGQVPQQQARAVPQQQQQQQRAGQVPQQQARAVPQQQQQQQRAGQVPQQQARAVPQQQQQQQRAGQVPQQQARAVPQQQQQTRAVPQGGANGRAAAVPQGQQQTQQQQGRAQQQQGQPQQQGQPQQQGRAPQQQQARASTPTAPRAQLGPVGPEDDSEDDELVLEEKIRRDDEGQLFDDEDESEGHASLMEEWEKHMQNFIPDMLVTFPLAARSDEYFYENIEESDGVVHIRGGFFVGGEEGSSSVDFSVTDPDGDVIYKKSKSEGLFYFNAKKKGTYSFIVSNHQWLETKMVTFAIGRGNETALMPKHVQTAGEMVDTLQNQLRDIQAETTYLWIRQRSHAEAAAALHSKLFWLAVVEFACLITTSAFHVFYIQSLVSDKRIL